The sequence GTATATCCTCCTGCATTCAATAAGATGGCATCATAGCTAAATCCGACTTCATGGATTTTATTGATCAGCTCTCCCTCCACATTGCTTTGATAATACTCGAGTTGAATTTCAGGAAACGTGGATTTCAAGGTTTCAAAATATTCTTCAAAAGAAGTACTTCCATAGACCTCTGGTTCTCTTTTTCCCAAAAGATTTAAATTAGGCCCGTTGATAATCAGTATTTTCATGTGTTTATTATTGATCTTTATTCGTCACATAGCCAGTCCCGATTTCTATCGGGAGAATCTCACTTTGGCAATAATCATCCCAATGTTTGATTCTTGATTCATGCTCGATTTCAAAACAATATTCGGTTGGTAAATTTCAACTCAAATGTAATTAGTTTCTGATTGGAAAGTTAAGACCTTTAAACATTTGAACCTTCCAACTTTCCAACCTAATTTTCCAAACTTTCAATATTTATTTGCTCCAATGCAAAAAACCTGGGAAAATCATATCAAACAATTCCGTCATTACCTAAAAATCGAGCGGTCTCTTAGTGAAAACTCCATCGAGGCCTATAGCAGGGATGTGGAAAAATTGGCGAATTACAGTGAAGTAAATTTCATGGAATTAGGTCCTCTTTCCTTGGAGCTGGAACACCTACGCAAATTCGTAAATGAAATTGCCAAACTAGGAATATCT comes from Algoriphagus halophilus and encodes:
- the aroQ gene encoding type II 3-dehydroquinate dehydratase, coding for MKILIINGPNLNLLGKREPEVYGSTSFEEYFETLKSTFPEIQLEYYQSNVEGELINKIHEVGFSYDAILLNAGGYTHTSVAISDAIAGVTTPTLEVHISNIYKREEFRHKSIISKSCIGMISGLGLKGYELGIRYFL